The Glycine soja cultivar W05 chromosome 6, ASM419377v2, whole genome shotgun sequence genome has a window encoding:
- the LOC114416720 gene encoding gamma-interferon-responsive lysosomal thiol protein-like isoform X1: protein MVFPKLVITIVLILVLFFFIYESEGASYSSGSYNVGHGADINTPYDHQKVNLSVYYDSLCQSCATFIVKDLLNVFYNNLISIVNLQLVPWANAYVNNTNNSISCQNGPDECELNSLESCALNLWHKVDIRYYLINCFEYLVIGGKSMEWVNCLSQLGLPKEPIMKCFNMGNGAQLGKTYINQTAQLYPPPSFLPWVVVNNQPVGKDYANFAHYVCKAYKGAAVPEVCNPPSK from the exons atggtTTTTCCAAAACTAGTTATTACCATTGTACTGATAttagtccttttctttttcatctatGAATCTGAGGGTGCATCTTATTCTTCTGGTTCATATAATGTTGGTCATGGTGCTGACATTAATACACCATATGATCATCAGAAAGTTAATCTATCAGTTTACTATGACAGTCTTTGCCAATCTTGTGCAACTTTCATTGTTAAGGATCTGCTGAATGTCTTCTACAACAATCTCATCAGCATTGTCAATCTTCAGCTAGTCCCTTGGGCCAATGCTTATGTCAATAATACCAACAATTCCATATCATGTCAG AATGGGCCAGATGAATGTGAGCTAAATTCACTGGAATCATGTGCCCTTAATCTTTGGCATAAAGTG GACATACGTTATTATTTGATTAACTGCTTTGAGTATCTGGTAATTGGGGGGAAAAGCATGGAATGGGTGAACTGTTTAAGCCAGTTGGGTTTGCCTAAGGAGCCTATTATGAAGTGCTTCAACATGGGAAATGGGGCACAG CTTggaaaaacatatattaatcaAACCGCACAACTTTACCCACCTCCTTCATTTTTGCCATGGGTGGTGGTGAACAATCAACCTGTTGGAAAA GACTATGCAAATTTTGCACATTATGTTTGTAAGGCTTACAAAGGTGCTGCAGTTCCAGAGGTCTGCAATCCTCCTTCGAAATGA
- the LOC114416720 gene encoding gamma-interferon-responsive lysosomal thiol protein-like isoform X2, with amino-acid sequence MVFPKLVITIVLILVLFFFIYESEGASYSSGSYNVGHGADINTPYDHQKVNLSVYYDSLCQSCATFIVKDLLNVFYNNLISIVNLQLVPWANAYVNNTNNSISCQDIRYYLINCFEYLVIGGKSMEWVNCLSQLGLPKEPIMKCFNMGNGAQLGKTYINQTAQLYPPPSFLPWVVVNNQPVGKDYANFAHYVCKAYKGAAVPEVCNPPSK; translated from the exons atggtTTTTCCAAAACTAGTTATTACCATTGTACTGATAttagtccttttctttttcatctatGAATCTGAGGGTGCATCTTATTCTTCTGGTTCATATAATGTTGGTCATGGTGCTGACATTAATACACCATATGATCATCAGAAAGTTAATCTATCAGTTTACTATGACAGTCTTTGCCAATCTTGTGCAACTTTCATTGTTAAGGATCTGCTGAATGTCTTCTACAACAATCTCATCAGCATTGTCAATCTTCAGCTAGTCCCTTGGGCCAATGCTTATGTCAATAATACCAACAATTCCATATCATGTCAG GACATACGTTATTATTTGATTAACTGCTTTGAGTATCTGGTAATTGGGGGGAAAAGCATGGAATGGGTGAACTGTTTAAGCCAGTTGGGTTTGCCTAAGGAGCCTATTATGAAGTGCTTCAACATGGGAAATGGGGCACAG CTTggaaaaacatatattaatcaAACCGCACAACTTTACCCACCTCCTTCATTTTTGCCATGGGTGGTGGTGAACAATCAACCTGTTGGAAAA GACTATGCAAATTTTGCACATTATGTTTGTAAGGCTTACAAAGGTGCTGCAGTTCCAGAGGTCTGCAATCCTCCTTCGAAATGA